Proteins encoded in a region of the Trichosurus vulpecula isolate mTriVul1 chromosome 9, mTriVul1.pri, whole genome shotgun sequence genome:
- the LOC118832205 gene encoding neutrophilic granule protein-like produces the protein MESTWRVLLLLGLATAVIAVPRRGLTFRSASVLAARRFNQNLNEGAKYRVLESSLSTPDSPLTLPLTFRIKETECPSSEQQDPETCAFKENGLEKQCTAKFTRLTRTGLGSVECEDVGNGSDNAPTVRSKRSSSLEEIDIDSLPPKVKEIYYRGIDDAIGGILRNF, from the exons atggagAGTACTTGGAGGGTCTTGCTGCTGCTGGGCCTGGCCACAGCAGTCATAGCTGTACCTAGAAGAGGGCTGACCTTCAGGAGTGCTTCAGTCTTGGCTGCAAGGAGGTTTAATCAGAACTTGAATGAAGGAGCAAAGTATCGAGTTCTGGAGTCCAGTCTTTCCACCCCA GACTCACCTCTCACACTGCCATTGACATTCAGAATAAAGGAAACAGAGTGTCCTTCATCAGAGCAGCAGGACCCAGAAACCTGTGCCTTCAAAGAGAATGGA CTGGAGAAGCAATGTACAGCGAAGTTCACCAGGCTGACTCGTACGGGGCTTGGTTCTGTCGAATGTGAGGATGTTGGCAATGGCAGTGACAATGCTCCG ACGGTTCGTTCTAAAAGATCTTCATCCCTTGAAGAAATTGACATCGACTCCCTTCCACCCAAAGTTAAAGAGATATATTACCGGGGCATAGATGACGCAATAGGTGGAATCTTGAGGAACTTCTAA